The following are encoded in a window of Colletotrichum lupini chromosome 3, complete sequence genomic DNA:
- a CDS encoding phosphoglycerate kinase, whose translation MFYPPARAVLRSVRRGVQSLPQSLHQVQPSHLGQDLLLLPQRIPSPPLLLPLSTSSTFNSTLHPHTFAPLTTAIMSLANKLSITDVDLKGKRVLIRVDFNVPLDADKKITNNQRIAGAVPTIKYAIDNGAKAVVLMSHLGRPNGQENPKYSLQPVVPELEKLLGKNVQFANNCVGKDVEDLVNKATDGQVVLLENLRFHIEEEGSAKDKEGNKTKADKAKVEEFRKGLTALGDVFINDAFGTAHRAHSSMVGVDLPQKASGFLMKKELEYFAKALENPQRPFLAILGGAKVSDKIQLIDNLLDKVNTLIVCGGMAFTFKKTLENVSIGDSLFDESGSKTVGKLVEKAKANNVKLVLPVDYVTADKFDKDAKVGSATDESGIPDGWMGLDCGPKSIELYKQAINDSKTILWNGPAGVFEFDNFATGTKSTLDAAVAAAEGGKIVIIGGGDTATVAAKYGVESKLSHVSTGGGASLELLEGKELPGVTALSNGKRPAW comes from the exons ATGTTTTACCCCCCTGCCCGCGCTGTTCTTAGAAGTGTCCGGCGTGGTGTCCAGTCCCTCCCTCAATCACTCCATCAGGTCCAGCCATCCCACCTTGGGCAAG ACCTTTTACTACTTCCTCAACGCATtccctcccctcctcttcttcttcctctttctACTTCTTCAACCTTCAACTCTACCCTTCATCCTCACACATTTGCGCCCCTCACAACCGCAATCATGTCTCTCGCCAACAAGCTCTCCATCACCGACGTCGATCTCAAGGGCAAGCGCGTCCTCATTCGC GTCGACTTCAACGTCCCCCTCGACGCCGACAAGAAGATCACCAACAACCAGCGTATTGCCGGTGCCGTCCCCACCATCAAGTACGCCATCGACAATGGCGCCAAGGCCGTCGTCCTGATGTCTCACTTGGGCCGTCCCAATGGACAGGAGAACCCCAAGTACAGCCTGCAGCCCGTCGTCCCCGAGCTCGAGAAGCTGCTCGGCAAGAACGTCCAGTTCGCCAACAACTGCGTCGGCAAGGACGTTGAGGATCTCGTCAACAAGGCCACCGACGGCCAGGTTGTCCTCCTTGAGAACCTGCGCTTCCACATTGAGGAGGAGGGTTCCGCCAAGGACAAGGAGGGCAACAAGACCAAGGCCGACAAGGCCAAGGTTGAGGAGTTCCGCAAGGGCCTCACTGCCCTCGGTGATGTCTTCATCA ACGACGCCTTTGGCACTGCTCACCGCGCCCACTCCTCCATGGTCGGTGTCGACCTGCCCCAGAAGGCCTCCGGTTTCCTCATGAAGAAGGAGCTCGAGTACTTCGCCAAGGCCCTCGAGAACCCCCAGCGCCCCTTCCTCGCCATCCTCGGTGGCGCCAAGGTCTCTGACAAGATCCAGCTCATCGACAACCTGCTGGACAAGGTCAACACCCTCATCGTCTGCGGTGGCATGGCCTTCACCTTCAAGAAGACCCTCGAGAACGTCAGCATTGGTGACTCCCTCTTTGACGAGTCCGGCTCCAAGACCGTCGGCAAGCTCGTCGAGAAGGCCAAGGCCAACAATGTCAAGCTCGTCCTCCCCGTCGACTACGTCACCGCCGACAAGTTCGACAAGGACGCCAAGGTCGGCTCTGCCACTGACGAGTCCGGCATCCCCGACGGCTGGATGGGTCTCGATTGCGGCCCCAAGTCCATTGAGCTCTATAAGCAGGCCATTAACGACTCCAAGACCATCCTCTGGAACGGCCCCGCTGGTGTCTTTGAGTTTGACAACTTTGCCACCGGCACCAAGTCGACGCTCGatgccgccgtcgccgctgCCGAGGGCGGCAAGATTGTCATCATCGGCGGTGGGGACACGGCCACCGTTGCCGCCAAGTACGGTGTCGAGAGCAAGCTCAGCCACGTCTCCACCGGCGGTGGTGCCAGCTTGGAGCTTCTCGAGGGCAAGGAACTGCCCGGTGTCACTGCTCTGTCGA ATGGGAAAAGGCCGGCCTGGTAA
- a CDS encoding DSS1/SEM1 family protein, protein MPGPALRLPSAACSARRTQQAKQQQRQPASQPQPATSARRQPSTTDRPPALPVTYPSPASKLAPPNTITITNPQLQHHKPTTITTSDTAKPAKPTKKKKKNYSRNPVNLTLQHTSHTMASDAKPQDKTASAADPKADETTQQQAAAAKKPALGEDDEFEDFPVDDWPQEETEAAAGGGGSTQHLWEESWDDDDTTDDFSAQLKEELKKVEASKRR, encoded by the exons ATGCCAGGGCCAGCATTACGCCTTCCCAGTGCCGCCTGTTCAGCCCGCCGCACCCAGCAAGCAAAGCAACAGCAAcgccagccagccagccagccgCAGCCGGCAACTTCCGCCCGTCGACAACCTTCCACCACCGACCGTCCGCCCGCGTTGCCTGTTACCTATCCATCGCCTGCAAGCAAGCTAGCTCCTCCCAAcaccatcaccatcaccaATCCGCAACTCCAACACCACAAACCCACCACAATCACAACCAGCGACACCGCGAAACCTGCGAAACCcacgaaaaaaaaaaaaaaaaactactctAGGAATCCGGTCAATCTCACCCTTCA ACACACATCCCACACAATGGCCTCAGACGCAAAGCCCCAGGACAAGACCGCCTCCGCCGCGGACCCAAAGGCCGACGAGACGACGCAGCagcaggcggcggcggcgaagaaGCCCGCGCTCGGCGAGGACGACGAATTTGAGGATTTCCCCGTCGACG ACTGGCCCCAGGAAGAGACCGAGGCAGCTGCGGGCGGCGGTGGCTCGACGCAGCACCTGTGGGAGGAGAGCTGGGACGACGATGACACGACCGACGACTTCTCGGCGCAGTTGAA GGAAGAGTTGAAGAAGGTCGAGGCATCCAAGAGACGATAA
- a CDS encoding nitric oxide synthase, translated as MACPFLQGTLAQPPRQISAEQEFANIRSQYPSLSSTGCTTKFCQSGRMTHMDEERVGRNQSYAQVREDALDFLQQMHKDGLIDTEQLHHRAHEVLQEIQKNSTEGKFTTASECGSEAPPAATVGLVGGLWTQTFEELEFGLRTAWKHARKCIMRSEYSNLSKKMAETLIENLRVAYNSGEINPTVFVFPPRDIDSRGPMIWNSQLLSFAGYQQSNGTILGDPANVELTNAIIELGWTPPRFRSQWDLLPLVTMAEGEEPVITELPKDAFPLVHIRHPKHPELETLGLRWVPAPALSRLGFSIGGVQYTAAPFIGWFMDAEIGVRNLADSFRYNALPQVAKAIGLVDGDVDDLPDYERLAVLSRAQLELNYATYWSFAQAGVRMSDSLGAAEQFAQFDDEHLMNNGFRLPSDPYWLAPPQGSIIPIWHRGGSPNYQPKPLICRHAQDPIKAWRRQRRARPAARPSHHYASDTKLNISIPVVPSISLTRPVTPVSPFGTASSPSTFLPIPPPASQQQQQQAFRPTTPLTPLSPRGPGRRIYIGFCSSGNVAIKLCKRLCAQLQHACDINPKLGSVVVPCTLNALPISMVEPDDVLVIVASTTGRGEIPQNGKAFADALARNPKAISCQYAIFANGSLEYADTYNQAAMDIEELLSKGDAQRLIGMREADTATENPPWSVLGQFFDQVLAGLQKSSPPQEENKTSDVQRTARQVRPFDTRPWFQAKVVGQPVLGTAPDGMKRVTLDLGDREYPTMGSVWILPPNSQNKVSRVLGALGVQAEERLSLPGEPTVGEFFQRFADLDQPFKSTQWAEWLSLPQPETLAKVPIENVVHQIPANWRQTVTLDALCNAMPTIQPREYSIASDGSRTKQKNGNTLDLLVQHHANGKFSDKYLNCFETFGAATCKIRPSSHLQAMAENQDKPMIVFTTGSGMAPVRGLLQNRLQRLRSSGDKSAKGPAISLFAGFKAADESLVREAVQEASEAGILDILRLTGSNKEKRRAQDAMLEAGVREKLVKNIEDGALVFACARPRAVDDFLNNLSEVLGRDAREVLGDRFVADVYQPAT; from the exons ATGGCGTGTCCATTCCTTCAGGGCACGCTCGCCCAGCCGCCGCGGCAAATCTCAGCGGAACAAGAGTTCGCCAACATCCGCTCACAATATCCATCTCTCTCTTCGACGGGCTGCACGACAAAGTTTTGCCAGTCCGGTCGGATGACGCACATGGACGAGGAGCGCGTTGGCCGGAATCAGTCCTACGCCCAAGTCCGCGAGGATGCGCTCGACTTCCTCCAGCAAATGCACAAGGACGGTCTCATTGACACGGAGCAGCTTCACCACCGGGCACACGAGGTCCTTCAGGAGATTCAAAAGAACTCGACAGAGGGCAAGTTCACAACGGCGTCCGAATGCGGATCGGAGGCGCCACCGGCAGCAACGGTTGGCTTGGTGGGTGGCCTTTGGACGCAGACTTTTGAAGAACTCGAGTTCGGGCTTCGGACGGCTTGGAAGCATGCTCGGAAGTGCATCATGCGATCAGAGTATAGCAACTTGAG CAAAAAGATGGCCGAGACTCTCATTGAGAACTTGAGAGTGGCCTACAACTCGGGTGAAATCAACCCGACAGTCTTTGTCTTCCCTCCCAGAGACATTGACAGCCGCGGTCCCATGATCTGGAACTCGCAACTCTTGTCCTTTGCAGGG TACCAACAATCAAACGGCACAATCCTCGGAGACCCCGCCAACGTGGAACTCACAAACGCCATCATCGAGCTCGGCTGGACACCGCCGCGCTTCCGCTCACAATGGGATCTGCTTCCCCTCGTCACCATGGCCGAGGGAGAAGAGCCCGTCATCACCGAGCTCCCCAAGGACGCATTCCCTCTGGTACATATCCGCCATCCCAAGCACCCTGAGCTCGAGACCCTTGGCCTGCGTTGGGTTCCCGCGCCGGCACTCAGCCGCCTTGGCTTCAGTATCGGCGGTGTCCAGTACACCGCTGCGCCCTTTATTGGATG GTTCATGGACGCCGAGATCGGTGTTCGCAACCTCGCAGATTCCTTCCGCTACAACGCGCTTCCGCAGGTCGCCAAGGCGATTGGCTTGGTCGATGGCGATGTAGATGACCTCCCCGACTACGAGCGTCTGGCGGTGCTG TCCCGCGCGCAGCTCGAGCTCAACTACGCCACATACTGGTCTTTCGCTCAGGCCGGTGTCAGAATGTCAGATTCCCTTGGCGCGGCCGAGCAATTCGCCCAGTTCGATGACGAGCACCTCATGAACAACGGCTTCCGCCTCCCCTCTGACCCGTACTGGCTGGCACCGCCTCAAGGATCCATCATTCCCATCTGGCACCGCGGCGGCTCACCAAACTACCAACCAAAGCCCTTGATCTGCCGCCACGCCCAAGATCCCATCAAGGCCTGGCGCCGGCAACGACGGGCCCGCCCCGCGGCGCGGCCTTCTCACCACTACGCCTCGGACACGAAGCTCAACATCTCCATCCCCGTGGTGCCCTCCATCTCCCTCACGAGGCCCGTCACGCCAGTCTCCCCCTTCGGCACCGCCTCCTCCCCGTCGACGTTTCTCCCCATCCCTCCTCCGGCttcgcagcagcagcagcagcaggccTTCAGGCCCACCACGCCCCTGACGCCGTTAAGCCCCCGGGGGCCCGGGCGCAGGATCTACATCGGATTCTGCAGCTCGGGCAACGTCGCGATCAAGCTTTGCAAGAGGCTGTGCGCGCAGCTGCAGCACGCGTGCGACATCAACCCCAAGTTGGGGTCCGTCGTGGTGCCGTGCACGCTCAACGCCCTGCCCATCTCCATGGTCGAGCCCGATGACGTGCTGGTCATCGTCGCCAGCACGACGGGTCGCGGCGAGATCCCACAGAACGGCAAGGCCTTCGCCGACGCGCTGGCGAGGAATCCCAAGGCCATCTCGTGCCAGTATGCCATCTTTGCGAACGGCTCCCTCGAGTACGCCGATACCTACAACCAGGCCGCCATGGACATTGAGGAGCTTCTGAGCAAAGGTGATGCCCAGAGACTCATTGGTATGCGCGAAGCCGACACCGCGACAGAGAACCCTCCGTGGTCCGTCCTCGGCCAGTTCTTCGATCAGGTTCTCGCGGGGCTCCAAAAGTCAAGCCCGCCACAAGAAGAGAACAAGACGAGTGACGTGCAGCGGACCGCTCGCCAGGTCAGACCCTTTGACACCCGTCCGTGGTTTCAGGCAAAGGTCGTCGGACAGCCTGTCCTTGGCACCGCTCCGGACGGCATGAAGAGGGTCACCCTCGACCTGGGCGATCGCGAGTACCCGACCATGGGCAGCGTCTGGATTCTGCCGCCAAACTCCCAGAACAAGGTGTCTCGCGTCCTGGGCGCTCTCGGCGTGCAGGCCGAAGAGCGGCTTAGTCTTCCCGGTGAGCCTACCGTAGGCGAGTTCTTCCAGCGGTTTGCCGACTTGGACCAGCCTTTCAAGTCTACACAGTGGGCAGAGTGGCTGTCTCTTCCGCAGCCGGAGACGTTGGCCAAGGTTCCTATTGAGAATGTGGTCCACCAGATTCCTGCCAACTGGAGACAGACCGTGACGCTGGATGCGCTGTGCAACGCGATGCCGACGATCCAGCCGAGGGAATACTCCATTGCCTCTGACGGTTCGAGAACGAAGCAAAAGAATGGAAACACGCTGGATCTCTTGGTGCAGCACCACGCCAACGGCAAGTTCTCGGACAAGTACCTCAACTGCTTCGAGACCTTTGGTGCCGCGACCTGCAAGATCCGCCCTTCATCGCACCTGCAGGCCATGGCCGAGAACCAGGACAAGCCGATGATTGTGTTCACAACGGGATCCGGCATGGCCCCCGTCCGCGGACTCCTGCAGAACCGTCTCCAGCGTCTTCGGTCCTCGGGCGACAAGTCCGCCAAGGGCCCCGCGATCAGCCTCTTCGCCGGCTTCAAGGCGGCCGACGAGTCTCTCGTGCGCGAAGCGGTGCAGGAAGCAAGCGAGGCGGGCATTCTCGATATCCTCAGGTTGACGGGGAGTAACAAGGAGAAGAGGAGGGCGCAGGATGCGATGCTCGAGGCTGGTGTCCGGGAGAAGCTGGTCAAGAACATCGAGGATGGCGCTCTCGTGTTTGCGTGCGCTAGGCCGAGGGCCGTTGATGATTTCTTGAACAATTTGAGCGAGGTGTTGGGTCGGGATGCTAGAGAGGTGTTGGGCGATCGGTTTGTTGCTGATGTTTACCAGCCTGCTACTTGA
- a CDS encoding Mpv17/PMP22 family protein — MSWELSRRRIVRAVNSKYIYGRLPLLHAIIILIEMALVARLVSKFNQYYDERPLLTMMVTNAILGGIADTTAQTVTALRLKAVRKPGGVDKDDGIAIEIHDLDRKNPFYEKDLIPNISSLPPPFDFERLTRFMAYGFGMAPLQFRWFKFLSATFPITKTSAFVPAMQRVAFDQLIFAPFGLLCFFSVMTVAEGGGRRAVMSKLRDMYIPTLKANFIVWPAVQVVNFRLMPMQFQLPFVSTIGIAWTAYLSLTNSSTEVDNRPGAREDDHIRLS, encoded by the exons ATGTCGTGGGAACTCTCTCGCCGTCGCATTGTCCGAGCTGTCAACAGCAAATACATTTATGGACGCCTC CCACTGCTTCACGCAATCATCATTCTTATCGAAATGGCGCTCGTCGCCCGGTTGGTGTCCAAGTTCAACCAATACTACGATGAACGGCCAC TGCTCACCATGATGGTGACCAACGCCATCCTCGGTGGTATCGCCGATACGACCGCCCAGACAGTAACCGCCCTTCGCCTGAAGGCCGTCCGTAAGCCCGGCGGCGTCGACAAGGACGATGGCATCGCGATCGAAATCCACGACCTCGACCGCAAGAACCCCTTTTACGAGAAGGACCTCATTCCCAACATCAGCAGCCTGCCTCCCCCCTTCGACTTCGAGCGCCTGACTCGCTTCATGGCCTACGGTTTCGGCATGGCGCCCCTCCAGTTCCGCTGGTTCAAGTTCCTGTCGGCCACTTTCCCCATCACCAAGACCAGCGCCTTCGTCCCTGCCATGCAGAGAGTCGCCTTTGATCAGCTCATCTTTGCCCCCTTTGGTCTGCTCTGCTTCTTCTCTGTCATGACTGTCGCGGAGGGCGGTGGACGCCGTGCCGTTATGAGCAAGCTGCGCGACATGTACATTCCCACGTTGAAGGCAAACTTCATCGTCTGGCCTGCCGTGCAGGTTGTCAACTTCCGCCTGATGCCCATGCAGTTCCAACTG CCCTTCGTCTCTACGATCGGTATTGCCTGGACCGCCTACCTCTCCCTCACCAACTCATCTACCGAGGTCGATAACCGCCCCGGCGCCCGCGAGGACGACCACATTCgtcttagctaa
- a CDS encoding GMP synthase, translated as MQAYMSHFDKLVALPEGFTVVASTANSEYAGIAHQTKPIYGVQFHPELEHTPRGSEILKNFAVDISGARPNWVMEDFIQKEIIRIRHLVGDKAQVIGAVSGGVDSTVAAKLMKEAIGDRFHAILVDNGKHSSTIISAYRYTEFIVIGVMRLNECEQVKETLEKHLGINLTVADGAELFLGRLKGVTEPEKKRKIIGATFIDLFEKEALRLEKEAENTENAGPITWFLQGTLYPDLIESLSFKGPSATIKSHHNTGGLPEKMKLKLIEPLRELFKDEVREFGRQLGIHQDLVMRHPFPGPGIAIRIIGEVTPERVAIARAADNIFISMIKEAGIYNEMSQAYAAVDSNKAVGVQGDARVYGYIIILRAVKTLDFMSAEPYEFDFNLLKRISTRIINEVDGVARCTYDITSKPPGTIEMGS; from the exons TTGGTGGCTCTTCCCGAAGGATTCACCGTCGTTGCAAGCACGGCAAACTCTGAGTATGCCGGAATCGCCCACCAGACCAAGCCAATTTACG GCGTCCAATTCCACCCTGAGCTG GAGCAC ACACCTCGCGGTAGTGAGATCCTGAAGAACTTCGCCGTTGATATCAGTGGCGCCAGACCCAACTGGGTGATGGAGGATTTCATTCAGAAGGAGATCATCCGCATCAGACACCTTGTCGGCGACAAGGCACAGGTCATCGGCGCTGTCTCTGGAGGTGTCGACTCCACTGTCGCCGCCAAGCTTATGAAGGAAGCGATTG GCGACCGCTTCCACGCCATCCTCGTCGACAACGGTAAGCACTCCAGCACCATAATCAGCGCGTACCGGTATACTGAGTTCATTGTGATAGGCGTCATGCGTCTCAACGAGTGTGAGCAGGTCAAGGAGACTCTTGAGAAGCACCTTGGCATTAATCTCACCGTCGCTGACGGAGCTGAGTTGTTCCTTGGCCGCCTGAAGGGTGTCACCGAGCCCGAGAAGAAGCGCAAGAT CATCGGCGCAACCTTCATCGACCTTTTCGAAAAGGAGGCTCTTAGATTGGAGAAGGAGGCCGAGAACACCGAGAATGCCGGACCCATCACTTGGTTCCTCCAGGGCACACTTTACCCCGATCTTATCGAGTCCCTCTCCTTCAAGGGGCCCAGTGCGACTATCAAATCTCACCACAACACCGGCGGACTTCCGGAGAAGATGAAG CTCAAACTCATCGAGCCCCTCAGAGAATTG TTCAAAGATGAGGTTAGAGAGTTCGGCAGACAGTTGGGCATCCACCAAGATCTGGTCATGCGTCACCCGTTCCCCGGCCCCGGT ATTGCCATCCGCATTATTGGAGAGGTGACACCCGAGAGAGTCGCCATTGCCCGTGCTGCCGACAACATCTTCATTTCTATGATCAAGGAAGCCGGAATCTACAATGAG ATGTCCCAAGCATATGCTGCTGTGGACTCCAACAAGG CTGTTGGAGTTCAAGGTGATGCCAGA GTTTACGGCTACATTATCAT TCTCCGCGCCGTTAAGACTCTGGACTTCATGTCCGCGGAGCCTTACGAGTTCGACTTCAACCTCCTTAAGAGG ATCTCGACCCGTATCATCAACGAAGTTGACGGCGTCGCCCGCTGCACATACGACATCACGTCGAAGCCCCCCGGAACGATCGAAATGGGTTCGTAG